The genomic stretch GGATTAGATTTCTTGTGACTTAGAAAGCAAATAATTGTTTTGGATGTAAAATGCATGGCAACAAATAGTTTCTGACACTGTGTAGAGTTTGTTGGCAATGCAAtaccaaaacataaataatgctATCTCTATCTACTTCTTTGTGTGTTCAGGTAAATGTGTCAAGTTCCACAAGCGACCAGCTCCTCTGTCTGCGTCAGACAGCAGCTTCTACAAGCAGTCTACCAACAATCGGAGGAACGGCGGTATGACCACGCCGACCCAGAAGCCCTTGAGGGAGCGCATCATCCACCTCTTAGCTCTTAAACCCTACAGGAAaccagagctgctgctgtggctggaaagagaaagagctgACCCCAAGGACAAGGCCGAGCTGGGTGCCATCCTTGAGGAGGTACACAgaacatatgtgtgtgcatgtgtatgcatCCATGCACACTTGCATGCATAATTGGTTGCCTTTAGAGGTTTTGTTCGTGCAGAATCATCTCTTGTACACGTAAGCACattaaacatatacatttacacactgcCTACGCGTATGGCGTATATAAACAGTACAGTATTGCAGCTAGCAATTAACACATTGTAAAAAGCTTGCAACACCATTAAAAACACCCTTTCTATTCAAAGCAACAAATGCTGCATTTGCAGGCTTGAATGTGACGATTAGGAGGTTTATGTGACCCAGCATCTGAAAAGTTAAAATCCATTTTCTAGCAAAACACATATGATGCTATACTGACAGAAACCAGAGGCCAGCTGTGCTTTAATAGAACAAGTGATCTAATTTAGGAACAATTACCTTATGTGACTTTCCTGTATACATTTTTGAGTAATTCCTAaaagatgtgtgcgtgtgtgtgtgtgtgtgcgtgtgcgtgtgcgcgtgtcgTATTTACTGCCCTTGTGCTTGTTgatgtgtgttcatgcatgtgGTTTTTGTGCCCGTGCTTGTGTGTAATTAGGTCGATGCTTTAATTGTCTCTGCTGAGATTGTGTTTGCAGTGGGGCGGGTCGCTCTGTCAGGAGGCCCCAGAAAGATAGATGTCCTCTGAGAAAGTCAGTCTGACGAGATTAGAGAGGAGGTTAAAGCCCGAGACTCTCAGTTGGGAACAGAATCTCAGATAAAGGGTTTTGCTTTTCAGGAATGTGAGTGTGCCGCTTCCAGCACATCCAGGACTCCAGTTAGTGACTGTTGCTTTATCTCACTTAttacaaatacagaaaaatctaaataaaagaTAATCTCTACAATTGTAGATTTATCCTGATAACACAAGTTTGGATTTCATACTATGTTGGATACTTCCTGACAAAACTAGCCAATGTATATTTGGCAAGTTATTATATATCATTGTTTCTGCATTTATGTTTATGACAGGATCTCTCCgcatttaaataaatctcaGTACATTAAAGCAGGAGTGCAGAACgtttgtctcccccctctggcagtgaCAGTCGTTACCGTATGGGAGACGCAGCAGCAGCTATCTGCTCCAGATAAAAGAGACACACTGCATTCAGCGGAAAGATTAAAGTTTAACGAATGTTAATTTATATGTAAATGTCCCACACTCCAGCTTTACTTGACATCATCTAAGAtatcatgttttaaatatgaaagaCTTTAATGGGAGTTTAAAGTAACACCACGCCGTTTCTGTATTTTTAGGTGGCAAAGGTGAATCCTAAAGACAGCAGCTTCCTGCTGAAGGACGACTTCTATAAGCACGTGCAGAGGGACTGGCCGGGCTACAGCGAGGAAGAGAGGCAGCTGATCAGCAGGCTGCTGGCCAGGTGGGTCACAGGCACAAGCGGAAACAAAAGGACATCTCTGCTGATGCAACAAACTCATAATCAAATCTGCGTGGTCTGTCTAGGGTTTTATGTGTTGATTGTtgtaaacaacaacagctcGAGGCAGGCAGTCTCGCCTCCACATCTTCTCTCTGTCCCACACATTTCTGTACTCAGTGCTAATCAACAATCAGAACCAACCTTTCATCTTTACGCTCCTTCTTTAGTTCTCAATCTGCACGACTTGATTCCAGAGGAAGTTGAATGTTTGTAAATGTCACATTGGTAATATTTTTTTGTCTCATCTGCAAATGTTCTTTCTGTGTATCAGGAAGTTGCAGCCGCACATCAGCCACCCGTCAAGGAATCCAGCAAACGGGTCGATGGTGAAGTCCTCAGAGGATACGACATTACAGCACAGCCCAGCAAAAACTCCTGCAGTGGTAAATGGCTATATTTTTTAATTCGACTTTGAACATGTTTGAAGTCACTAATCTGCGTTTAACTCTGGTTTGTACGTAGTTTGCCGGTCAGAGTTGAACATCACATTGACAGCGTATGTTGCaggttgtttctgtgtttttaaggaaatattaaagttgatttttgtctttttcttcttcctttcacAGAAACGTCCCGTGCCTTTTGACTCTCTGGAAAGGCTCGCAGTTAAGAGACAAAGACTTGCGGACCAGAGGTTGCAACAGCAGCCCACAGTAAACGAACTCTTAAACAATAAAGGACACGTCATTGCTGCTCCAACCCTCAACCCCAGTTTCCACACAAAGACTGAGTTTCAACGGACAAGTAACCAAACTGGTAACCAAAATGGCTTACCAGGAGGCCACAATGGCTTTCCTCTGATGCACAAACTGTCTAACCCCTCTGACACACCTGTCtcagagagcagggagcaggaACCCAAAGTAAGCAGCCACCAACCACCACAGAGCGACTCTGACTGCGCTCACCAGCAGCTCGCCAACAGCCagtacaagaagaagaagtctaaAAAGCACAAAGACAAGGAGCGGGAGAGGTTAAAAGACAACAAGGGCAGTGAATGGTTCAAGACGAGTCCTGATCTCAAGCAGAACCCGGACAAACTTGACAGTACGTACTTTTCTTATGACTGACATTTCCCTTGTACCGTTTGATCACAtcctgaaacaaacacagtgatgaagaggagtgTTGCTCAATTgtaaacactttttatatttggggtggtgatggcctagtagtacgccttccaaacaaaacactagaaggtcggggagttcaataccagggctgccaccagtgtacctGGTAcctgagcaaggtgcttaaccctgagttgctccagggagactgtccctgtacttagttcaatgtaagtcgctctggataagagcgtctgctaaataacctgtaataataataatatttcatgaTAAACTCTTTCTTCTGATTTCCATGTGGCGGTCGGACTTTGA from Cottoperca gobio chromosome 3, fCotGob3.1, whole genome shotgun sequence encodes the following:
- the LOC115005799 gene encoding RNA polymerase II elongation factor ELL2-like, which translates into the protein MASLRQEHHYGLSCGKNNKNSPNRTLYHVKLTDTAIRALEAYQNLKGSLPSEPSICFKGNQGYIKIPAPTPESPSALRVFSFYLSSDSKDQPQASFDCIHQYVSSDGREQLEGQGIIQDKITVCATDDSYQMTRERVSQVEKDSWSRAAIEIKPGATHPSKCVKFHKRPAPLSASDSSFYKQSTNNRRNGGMTTPTQKPLRERIIHLLALKPYRKPELLLWLERERADPKDKAELGAILEEVAKVNPKDSSFLLKDDFYKHVQRDWPGYSEEERQLISRLLARKLQPHISHPSRNPANGSMVKSSEDTTLQHSPAKTPAVKRPVPFDSLERLAVKRQRLADQRLQQQPTVNELLNNKGHVIAAPTLNPSFHTKTEFQRTSNQTGNQNGLPGGHNGFPLMHKLSNPSDTPVSESREQEPKVSSHQPPQSDSDCAHQQLANSQYKKKKSKKHKDKERERLKDNKGSEWFKTSPDLKQNPDKLDNPDITNAVASEEKPDYVTAYGTIMSLEQRERYQEDFCAEYDEYKDLHSRIATITHLFVQLGSKIKSLSPGTREYKIMEDQILEKYNKYRKKFPGYREEKKRCEYLHEKLSYIKQLIIDHDVSRASS